In the Elioraea tepida genome, one interval contains:
- the mtnA gene encoding S-methyl-5-thioribose-1-phosphate isomerase yields MRLGGETTRSIRPRSDGSGFAVLDQTRLPWEVVWTEIKTAAAAAEAIRTMQVRGAPLIGAVAAFGFALAIAADPSDQGLDAAATMLAVTRPTAVNLAWALARVRRAVSPLPHERRAARAWAEAVAIAEEDAAMCEAIGRHGLPLIAEIAKRKGGRVNLLTHCNAGWLATVDWGTATAPIYAAHDAGIDLHVWVDETRPRNQGAALTAFELGAHGVPHTVVADNAGGHLMRRGLVDLVLVGTDRVARNGDVANKIGTYLKALAAADNGVPFWVALPSSTIDWSLPSGDDVPIEERSAGEVTHVTGLGEDGALQRIRVVAPGSGAANPAFDVTPARLVTGLITERGRCAASEAGLRSLYPEAA; encoded by the coding sequence ATGCGGCTCGGCGGCGAGACGACACGGAGCATACGCCCGCGCAGCGACGGAAGCGGCTTCGCCGTGCTCGATCAGACGCGCCTGCCCTGGGAGGTCGTGTGGACCGAGATCAAAACGGCCGCCGCGGCGGCGGAGGCGATCAGGACCATGCAGGTGCGCGGCGCGCCGCTGATCGGCGCCGTGGCCGCCTTTGGCTTCGCGCTTGCCATCGCCGCCGACCCCTCCGATCAAGGGCTCGACGCCGCTGCGACGATGCTCGCCGTGACACGGCCGACCGCCGTCAACCTCGCCTGGGCGCTTGCCCGCGTTCGCCGCGCCGTCTCGCCCCTGCCGCACGAGCGCCGCGCCGCGCGCGCCTGGGCGGAGGCGGTCGCGATCGCGGAGGAGGACGCGGCGATGTGCGAGGCGATCGGCCGCCACGGCCTGCCGCTGATCGCCGAGATCGCAAAGCGCAAGGGCGGGCGCGTGAACCTGCTCACCCACTGCAACGCGGGCTGGCTTGCGACGGTGGATTGGGGCACCGCGACGGCGCCGATCTACGCCGCGCACGATGCCGGGATCGACCTCCATGTCTGGGTGGACGAGACCCGCCCGCGCAATCAGGGCGCGGCGTTGACCGCCTTCGAGCTCGGCGCCCACGGCGTGCCGCACACCGTGGTGGCCGACAACGCGGGCGGGCACCTGATGCGGCGCGGGCTTGTCGATCTCGTCCTTGTCGGCACCGACCGGGTGGCGCGAAACGGCGATGTCGCCAACAAGATCGGCACCTATCTCAAGGCGCTCGCCGCCGCCGACAACGGCGTTCCGTTCTGGGTGGCCCTGCCCTCCTCGACGATCGACTGGTCCCTTCCTTCGGGTGACGACGTGCCGATCGAGGAACGATCCGCCGGCGAGGTGACGCACGTCACGGGCCTCGGGGAGGACGGCGCACTGCAGCGCATCCGCGTGGTCGCGCCCGGAAGCGGCGCGGCCAACCCGGCCTTCGACGTCACGCCGGCTCGGCTCGTCACGGGGCTGATCACCGAGCGCGGCCGCTGTGCCGCCTCCGAAGCCGGGCTGAGGAGCCTCTACCCGGAGGCCGCCTGA
- a CDS encoding TRAP transporter permease — protein sequence MSTTLDHTKAEALERQYDQELNFRTLHGWAGRAVSVVLVSLSLYQYWTAGFGVPPEHWHNAIYLGTVLALIFLLFGAGRSDRQGLIPRLGGIPLTDWLFAAASVAVVAYLPLDFDQLTFRIGVPNTTDLVTGTILILLILEATRRSMGIVLPIIVLVFILYGLFGYLVPGVLAHPGASFGNFISQLYMTQEGIFGIPLKVVATFVFHFVLFGVIATKMGLGQFFIDLATVAAGRYPGGPAKVSVLSSALFGSISGSSIANTVTTGSLTIPAMMKIGYRGSFAGAVEAAASAGGQITPPIMGAAAFIMTEFLGVPYTTIILAAIVPAAMHYLGVLVQVHLEAKRSGIRGMEESDLPRLWPTLRRGWPTVLPLIILVGTIIRGYTPYLAAFNGITACIVIGLINPMNRMTLRELWDAFETGAKYALAVGVAAAAVGIVVGVITLTGAAFRLSFMVTQAAGTLAATIHPFFALLPVELASLNGITLFLTLLFVALTCIAMGAGIPTTALYIVLAAIAAPAVEQLGVPPIAAHLFIFYYGLLADLTPPVCVAAYAAAGIAGANPFRTGLTAFRLGSAKALVPFVFAYSPAMLIVAPGFTVGDFLLVTLSCALGVCALGVALTGYAFAPMGWLARAPLLAASLLMISPGLTPTLLGAAIVVPILTVNYLSARGRPQAASG from the coding sequence GTGAGCACGACGCTCGACCACACGAAGGCCGAGGCGCTCGAGCGTCAGTACGACCAGGAACTGAACTTCCGCACGCTGCACGGCTGGGCCGGCCGCGCCGTCTCGGTCGTCCTCGTCTCGCTCTCGCTCTACCAGTACTGGACGGCCGGGTTTGGCGTGCCGCCGGAGCACTGGCACAACGCCATCTATCTCGGCACCGTGCTCGCGCTGATCTTCCTCCTATTCGGCGCCGGGCGCAGCGATCGCCAAGGCCTCATCCCCCGCCTCGGCGGCATCCCGCTCACTGACTGGCTGTTCGCCGCCGCCTCGGTCGCGGTGGTCGCCTATCTCCCGCTCGACTTCGACCAGCTCACCTTCCGGATCGGCGTGCCGAACACGACCGATCTCGTGACGGGCACCATCCTCATCCTGCTCATCCTCGAGGCGACGCGCCGGTCGATGGGCATCGTCCTGCCGATCATCGTGCTTGTGTTCATCCTCTACGGTCTGTTCGGCTACCTGGTGCCCGGCGTGCTCGCCCACCCCGGCGCGAGCTTCGGCAACTTCATCAGCCAGCTCTACATGACGCAGGAGGGGATCTTCGGCATCCCGCTGAAGGTGGTCGCGACCTTCGTGTTCCACTTCGTGCTGTTCGGCGTGATCGCGACCAAGATGGGCCTGGGCCAGTTCTTCATCGATCTCGCGACCGTTGCGGCCGGACGATATCCCGGGGGGCCGGCGAAGGTGTCGGTCCTGTCCTCGGCCCTGTTCGGCAGCATCTCGGGCTCCTCGATCGCCAATACGGTGACGACGGGAAGCCTGACCATCCCGGCGATGATGAAGATCGGCTACCGGGGAAGCTTCGCCGGAGCGGTCGAGGCGGCGGCCTCGGCGGGCGGGCAGATCACGCCGCCGATCATGGGCGCGGCGGCGTTCATCATGACCGAGTTCCTCGGCGTGCCCTACACGACGATCATCCTCGCCGCGATCGTTCCGGCGGCGATGCACTATCTCGGCGTGCTCGTGCAGGTGCACCTCGAAGCCAAGCGCAGCGGCATACGCGGCATGGAGGAGAGCGATCTGCCGAGACTGTGGCCGACCCTCCGGCGCGGCTGGCCGACGGTGCTCCCGCTCATCATCCTCGTCGGCACCATCATCCGCGGCTACACGCCCTATCTCGCCGCCTTCAACGGCATCACCGCCTGCATCGTCATCGGGCTGATCAACCCGATGAACCGGATGACGCTTCGGGAGCTGTGGGACGCATTCGAGACGGGAGCGAAATACGCGCTCGCGGTCGGCGTCGCGGCCGCGGCCGTGGGCATCGTCGTCGGCGTGATCACGCTCACCGGTGCGGCCTTCCGCCTCTCCTTCATGGTCACACAGGCCGCGGGGACCCTAGCCGCAACGATCCACCCGTTCTTCGCCCTCCTGCCCGTCGAGCTCGCAAGCCTCAACGGGATCACGCTGTTTCTCACGCTTCTCTTCGTCGCCCTCACCTGCATCGCGATGGGGGCGGGGATCCCGACCACGGCGCTCTACATCGTGCTCGCCGCGATCGCCGCGCCAGCGGTGGAGCAGCTCGGCGTGCCCCCGATCGCGGCGCATCTCTTCATCTTCTACTATGGCCTGCTCGCCGATCTGACGCCGCCCGTGTGCGTCGCTGCCTATGCCGCTGCCGGAATCGCCGGCGCGAACCCGTTCCGAACCGGGCTCACCGCATTCCGGCTCGGCTCGGCGAAGGCGCTCGTGCCGTTCGTGTTCGCCTACTCGCCGGCGATGCTGATCGTCGCACCCGGCTTCACGGTGGGCGACTTTCTGCTCGTCACCCTCTCCTGCGCGCTCGGCGTCTGTGCGCTTGGCGTCGCGCTCACCGGCTACGCCTTCGCGCCGATGGGGTGGCTCGCACGCGCCCCTCTGCTCGCCGCGAGCCTCCTGATGATCTCGCCCGGGCTCACCCCCACACTCCTTGGCGCCGCGATCGTCGTGCCGATCCTCACCGTCAACTACCTCTCGGCGCGGGGAAGGCCTCAGGCGGCCTCCGGGTAG
- a CDS encoding TAXI family TRAP transporter solute-binding subunit, with product MTSFTRGMPRRLVLGAAAAAGFGLAAPASAQAPQFFRIGTGAAGGTYYPVGGMIANAISCPPGAPCREAGGTAGVPGLVAVAQATQGSVQNVNLIQSGAAESGFSQSDVAHWAYTGTGLFEGRPKLDRLRFIAHLFGEQLHAVVRRDSPIQRLEDLRGRRVVVGLQASGARIGSELVLEAAGLRGAYTPEFLSAAQGVERMQDRGVDAVLQVVAAPAAAFTEFCSRAGCRLLPFSDTVIQAVSQRAPFYSRGVIAKGTYEGVTEDVPTLSVGAVWLVGAQVPETLVYEITKSLWSETTKSLLQRGHVRARDIVAETALLGRGEVPFHPGAERFYREAGMLR from the coding sequence ATGACGAGCTTCACGCGTGGCATGCCGCGCCGTCTTGTGCTTGGTGCCGCAGCGGCGGCAGGGTTTGGCCTTGCCGCTCCGGCCTCTGCCCAGGCGCCGCAGTTTTTCCGGATCGGCACCGGGGCAGCGGGCGGCACTTACTATCCCGTCGGCGGCATGATCGCGAACGCGATCTCCTGCCCGCCGGGAGCGCCCTGCCGCGAGGCCGGCGGCACCGCCGGCGTGCCTGGGCTTGTCGCGGTCGCGCAGGCGACGCAGGGCTCGGTTCAGAACGTAAACCTGATCCAGTCCGGCGCGGCGGAAAGCGGCTTCTCGCAATCCGACGTCGCGCACTGGGCGTATACGGGAACGGGTCTGTTCGAGGGCCGCCCGAAGCTCGACCGTCTTCGCTTCATCGCGCACCTCTTCGGCGAGCAACTGCATGCCGTGGTCCGCCGCGACAGCCCGATCCAGCGGCTTGAGGACCTGCGCGGCAGGCGTGTCGTCGTGGGCCTGCAGGCGTCTGGTGCGCGGATCGGGTCGGAGCTCGTGCTCGAGGCGGCGGGCCTGCGCGGCGCCTACACCCCGGAGTTCCTCTCCGCCGCCCAGGGCGTCGAGCGTATGCAGGACCGTGGCGTCGATGCGGTTCTTCAGGTCGTCGCCGCGCCTGCGGCCGCCTTCACCGAGTTCTGCTCGCGGGCGGGCTGCCGGCTCCTGCCGTTCTCCGACACGGTCATCCAGGCGGTCAGCCAGCGCGCTCCGTTCTACAGCCGAGGCGTGATCGCAAAGGGAACCTACGAGGGAGTGACGGAGGACGTCCCAACCCTCTCGGTCGGCGCGGTGTGGCTCGTTGGCGCGCAGGTGCCTGAGACCCTCGTCTACGAGATCACGAAGAGCCTCTGGAGCGAGACGACGAAGAGCCTCCTGCAGCGCGGCCACGTGCGGGCGCGCGACATCGTCGCCGAGACCGCCCTGCTCGGCCGCGGCGAGGTGCCGTTCCACCCAGGCGCCGAGCGGTTCTACCGCGAGGCGGGTATGCTGCGCTGA
- a CDS encoding transporter substrate-binding domain-containing protein: MRLTLAFAAAAVLATATPGAAEAPLRCAVDGTFAPHAMPKLGGGVEGFNVDLFTEVARRMGRQIIIESASFAGLIPAMNAGRYDFLCAPTTATPERAQNMLFTEGYLYTAYQFGIRRGSAPLKSLEDLRGKTISVNKGSIYDTWAQANAARYGFTVQAYDTNTDAVQAVVSGRAYANLAGTTVIKFAATRSPQFVPDLLLKETRAHWAAPFPLQSVALRNEVDRVLECMKKDGTIARLSEKWFGVKPEADDAENIVFPGSGVPGLPGYDPTPHTAPC; this comes from the coding sequence ATGCGCCTTACGCTCGCTTTCGCTGCCGCTGCGGTGCTCGCTACCGCGACGCCCGGTGCCGCTGAGGCGCCGCTCCGCTGCGCCGTCGATGGCACCTTCGCCCCCCACGCGATGCCGAAGCTCGGCGGCGGGGTCGAGGGCTTCAACGTCGATCTGTTCACCGAGGTGGCCCGTCGCATGGGCCGGCAGATCATCATCGAGAGCGCGAGCTTCGCGGGCCTGATCCCGGCGATGAACGCCGGCCGCTACGACTTCCTCTGCGCGCCGACCACGGCCACGCCTGAGCGGGCGCAGAACATGCTCTTCACCGAAGGCTACCTCTATACCGCCTATCAGTTCGGCATTCGCCGCGGCTCGGCGCCGCTCAAGAGCCTCGAGGACCTGCGCGGCAAGACGATCAGCGTCAACAAGGGCAGCATCTACGACACCTGGGCGCAGGCGAACGCCGCCCGCTACGGCTTCACGGTGCAGGCCTATGACACCAATACCGATGCCGTCCAGGCCGTGGTTTCGGGGCGCGCCTACGCCAACCTCGCCGGTACGACGGTGATCAAGTTCGCCGCTACACGCTCGCCGCAATTCGTCCCCGATCTGCTCCTCAAGGAGACGCGGGCGCACTGGGCGGCTCCCTTCCCGCTGCAGTCGGTTGCTCTGCGCAACGAGGTCGATCGCGTGCTCGAGTGCATGAAGAAGGATGGGACGATCGCGCGCCTGTCGGAGAAGTGGTTCGGCGTGAAGCCCGAGGCGGACGATGCCGAGAACATCGTCTTCCCCGGTTCCGGCGTTCCCGGCCTGCCGGGTTACGACCCCACGCCTCACACCGCCCCCTGCTGA
- a CDS encoding amino acid ABC transporter ATP-binding protein, with translation MAAEGGKAAPILEARGIHKHFGALHVLKGVDLVVAERELVFVIGPSGSGKSTLLRCCNRLETPSAGTVVVDGIDLLDRRTDINAARRRIGMVFQQFNLYPHMTAKGNVMLALRKVAGKTRAEAEEIALEALARVGLADKADAYPLELSGGQQQRVAIARAIALEPRVMLFDEPTSALDPELVGSVLSVMRSLREGGMTMVVVSHEMGFARAAADRVVFMDHGVVVEEGTPEQIFGAPREERTRAFLRQLDHH, from the coding sequence ATGGCGGCCGAAGGAGGCAAGGCGGCGCCGATCCTCGAGGCGCGCGGGATCCACAAGCATTTCGGCGCCCTTCATGTGCTGAAGGGCGTGGATCTCGTGGTGGCGGAGCGCGAGCTCGTCTTCGTGATCGGCCCCTCGGGAAGCGGCAAATCGACGCTGTTGCGCTGCTGCAACCGGCTCGAGACGCCGTCTGCCGGGACGGTCGTCGTCGACGGCATCGACCTCTTGGATCGCCGCACCGACATCAACGCGGCGCGGCGTCGCATCGGCATGGTGTTCCAGCAGTTCAACCTCTACCCGCACATGACGGCGAAGGGGAACGTCATGCTCGCGCTCCGCAAGGTCGCGGGCAAGACGCGGGCGGAGGCGGAGGAGATCGCGCTCGAGGCGCTCGCCCGGGTCGGGCTTGCCGACAAGGCCGACGCCTATCCGCTCGAGCTGTCGGGCGGGCAGCAGCAACGGGTCGCGATCGCGCGCGCGATCGCTCTCGAGCCGCGGGTGATGCTGTTCGATGAGCCGACCTCGGCGCTCGACCCCGAGCTCGTGGGCAGCGTGCTTTCGGTGATGCGCTCGCTCCGCGAGGGGGGGATGACGATGGTCGTGGTGAGCCACGAGATGGGCTTCGCCCGTGCCGCGGCCGACCGGGTCGTGTTCATGGATCATGGCGTCGTTGTCGAGGAGGGGACGCCCGAGCAGATCTTTGGCGCGCCGCGCGAGGAGCGCACCCGCGCCTTCCTCCGCCAGCTCGACCATCACTGA
- a CDS encoding amino acid ABC transporter permease yields MSAWERFVFTFFNREVMAAYLPKIVEGFILTVELALLIVISGLVLGFLLAVVRSFGIRPLNWLIVFFVDLFRALPPLVIIVLIYFGLPSFGPAPSGFVSTWLSLTLVLAAFAEEILWGGILAVPKGQWEAARSTGLGFSATLTHVVLPQALRLSIPPLTNRTIAITKGTALGSVVAVAEVLSVASGAVAFSSNPSPLTLGAIAYLVLFLPVVVFGRWVETRFAWKR; encoded by the coding sequence ATGAGCGCCTGGGAACGTTTCGTCTTCACCTTTTTCAACCGCGAGGTGATGGCGGCGTATCTGCCGAAGATCGTCGAGGGGTTCATCCTCACGGTCGAGCTCGCCCTGCTGATCGTCATCTCGGGGCTTGTGCTCGGCTTCCTGCTCGCGGTCGTGCGGAGCTTCGGCATCCGCCCGTTGAACTGGTTGATCGTGTTCTTCGTCGATCTGTTCCGGGCGCTGCCGCCGCTTGTGATCATCGTTCTGATCTATTTCGGCCTGCCGAGCTTCGGGCCGGCGCCGTCCGGCTTCGTTTCGACCTGGCTCAGCCTCACGTTGGTGCTCGCCGCCTTCGCCGAGGAGATCCTCTGGGGGGGAATCCTGGCGGTGCCGAAAGGACAGTGGGAGGCGGCGCGGTCGACCGGCTTGGGCTTCTCAGCAACGCTCACCCATGTCGTCCTGCCGCAGGCGCTCCGGCTCTCGATCCCGCCGCTGACGAACCGGACGATCGCGATCACGAAGGGGACGGCGCTCGGCTCCGTGGTGGCGGTCGCGGAGGTCCTCTCCGTCGCCTCCGGAGCGGTGGCCTTCTCCTCCAACCCTTCCCCGCTCACCCTCGGCGCGATCGCCTATCTCGTCCTGTTCCTTCCCGTGGTGGTGTTCGGGCGCTGGGTCGAGACCCGGTTCGCCTGGAAGCGCTAA
- a CDS encoding amino acid ABC transporter permease — protein sequence MQEFLATFFNIEVMRAAAPILLQGLRMTVLLVLVAVPLGFAGGVVIALLSVIRHPLVRWPLVAWVDFFRAFPPLVLLVFIYAGLPFAGIEIGAFTSVAIGFFLNTSSYYGEILRAGIESIPRGQMEAARSTGLSAVQAMIWVILPQGFRNVLPDLVSNTLEVVKLTSIASVVALPELLFQARQAQSVTYNPSPIVAAALLYFLLLWPVVRLLSRLEHKAIARH from the coding sequence ATGCAGGAGTTTCTCGCGACCTTTTTCAACATCGAGGTCATGCGGGCGGCCGCGCCGATCCTGCTGCAGGGCCTTCGGATGACGGTGCTGCTCGTGCTCGTCGCCGTCCCCTTGGGCTTCGCGGGCGGGGTGGTGATCGCTCTCCTCTCGGTGATCCGCCACCCGCTCGTGCGCTGGCCGCTCGTGGCTTGGGTTGATTTCTTCCGCGCCTTTCCGCCGCTCGTGCTGCTCGTGTTCATCTATGCCGGCCTGCCCTTCGCCGGCATCGAGATCGGCGCTTTCACCTCCGTCGCGATCGGCTTCTTCCTCAACACCTCGTCCTACTACGGCGAGATCCTGCGCGCCGGCATCGAAAGCATCCCGCGCGGGCAGATGGAGGCAGCGCGTTCGACGGGGCTTTCCGCCGTGCAGGCGATGATCTGGGTGATCCTTCCGCAGGGGTTTCGGAACGTTTTGCCCGACCTCGTGTCGAACACGCTCGAGGTGGTGAAGCTCACCTCGATCGCCTCGGTCGTCGCGCTGCCCGAACTGCTGTTCCAGGCCCGCCAGGCGCAGAGCGTCACCTACAACCCCTCGCCGATCGTCGCGGCGGCACTCCTCTACTTCCTTTTGCTCTGGCCGGTGGTGCGGCTTCTGAGCCGCCTCGAGCACAAGGCGATCGCCCGGCACTGA
- a CDS encoding winged helix-turn-helix domain-containing protein, whose protein sequence is MKRRGKGALPALHVRVDLVPGVSFGPGKADLLQGIAETGSIAAAGRRLGMSYKRAWSLVETLNRMFRAPLVSATKGGLSGGGAVLTPEGEAVLARYRAIQARVAAAAAEELAALHAAAADRR, encoded by the coding sequence ATGAAGCGGCGCGGCAAGGGAGCGCTCCCCGCCCTGCATGTGCGAGTCGATCTCGTGCCCGGCGTCTCCTTCGGCCCGGGCAAGGCCGATCTTCTGCAGGGAATCGCCGAGACGGGCTCGATCGCCGCCGCCGGACGACGGCTCGGGATGAGCTACAAGCGCGCCTGGTCGCTGGTTGAGACGCTGAACAGGATGTTCCGCGCTCCGCTCGTTTCGGCCACCAAGGGCGGGCTTTCGGGTGGCGGTGCGGTTCTGACGCCGGAAGGCGAGGCGGTGCTCGCCCGCTACCGCGCCATCCAGGCGCGCGTTGCCGCGGCTGCCGCCGAGGAGCTCGCCGCTCTGCACGCCGCCGCGGCCGATCGGCGCTGA
- a CDS encoding rhodanese-like domain-containing protein produces the protein MSDIPHATVTETWEALRSDPSAALVDVRTDAEWSYVGLPDLSAIGKKVHRIAWQIFPSMTVNGRFVEELAAAGLTPANELYFLCRSGARSLAAARAAMAAGYPRVVNIIDGFEGPLDEAGHRRTRAGWIAAGLPWRQT, from the coding sequence ATGAGCGACATCCCGCACGCCACGGTCACCGAGACCTGGGAGGCCTTGCGCAGCGATCCGTCCGCAGCGCTCGTCGACGTGCGCACCGATGCGGAATGGAGCTATGTCGGGCTGCCCGACCTCTCCGCCATCGGCAAGAAGGTGCACCGGATCGCTTGGCAGATCTTCCCGTCAATGACGGTGAACGGGCGGTTCGTCGAGGAGCTCGCCGCGGCGGGGCTGACGCCCGCGAACGAGCTCTATTTCCTGTGCCGGTCGGGAGCGCGCAGCCTCGCCGCTGCCCGGGCCGCGATGGCCGCAGGCTATCCCCGCGTGGTGAACATCATCGACGGATTCGAGGGCCCGCTCGACGAGGCCGGCCATCGCCGCACCCGGGCAGGGTGGATCGCCGCCGGCCTGCCCTGGAGACAGACATGA
- a CDS encoding cysteine synthase A, whose product MARGWGGIAEGLVGAIGGTPLIKLRRASEATGCTILGKAEFMNPGGSVKDRAALAIILDAEAKGTLRPGGTIVEGTAGNTGIGLTLVGNARGYRSVIVMPETQSREKIEFLRMIGAELRLVPAAPYKDPGNYVHVSRRLAEELARTEPNGAIWANQFDNLANREGHRATTGVEIWEQTDGRVDAFTCACGTGGTLAGVAMALKERKPTVRITLADPMGSALYAWKMRGELTLEGASITEGIGQSRVPGNLEGAPIDDAIQVTDEEALEQVFDLTIHEGLSVGGSAGLNVAAAIRVARSLGPGHTVVTILCDGGARYQSKLFNPEFLRSKGLPVPPWMA is encoded by the coding sequence GTGGCAAGAGGGTGGGGTGGCATCGCCGAAGGGCTTGTCGGGGCGATCGGCGGTACGCCGCTGATCAAGCTCAGACGTGCCTCCGAGGCGACGGGATGCACCATTCTCGGCAAGGCGGAATTCATGAACCCGGGCGGTTCGGTGAAGGACCGCGCCGCACTCGCCATCATCCTCGACGCCGAGGCGAAGGGGACGCTGCGTCCTGGCGGAACGATCGTCGAGGGCACCGCTGGCAACACAGGGATCGGGCTCACGCTCGTGGGCAATGCGCGCGGCTACCGAAGCGTGATCGTGATGCCCGAGACGCAGAGCCGGGAGAAGATCGAGTTCCTGCGCATGATCGGCGCCGAGCTCCGGCTCGTTCCGGCCGCGCCCTACAAGGACCCCGGAAATTATGTCCACGTCTCCCGCCGGCTTGCGGAGGAACTCGCGCGCACCGAGCCGAACGGGGCGATCTGGGCGAACCAGTTCGACAATCTCGCCAACCGCGAGGGCCATCGTGCGACCACCGGAGTTGAGATCTGGGAGCAGACGGACGGCCGCGTCGATGCCTTCACCTGCGCCTGCGGCACGGGCGGCACGCTCGCCGGTGTCGCGATGGCGCTGAAGGAGCGCAAGCCCACCGTGCGGATCACGCTCGCCGACCCGATGGGCAGCGCCCTCTATGCGTGGAAGATGCGCGGCGAGCTCACGCTCGAGGGGGCCTCGATCACCGAGGGCATCGGCCAGAGCCGGGTTCCTGGCAATCTCGAGGGCGCGCCGATCGACGATGCGATCCAGGTGACGGACGAGGAGGCGCTCGAGCAGGTGTTCGATCTCACCATCCACGAGGGTCTGTCGGTGGGCGGCAGCGCAGGGCTGAACGTCGCCGCCGCGATCCGCGTCGCGCGCTCGCTGGGCCCCGGCCATACCGTGGTGACGATCCTCTGCGACGGCGGTGCGCGCTACCAGAGCAAGCTGTTCAATCCCGAGTTCCTGCGCAGCAAGGGCCTTCCCGTGCCGCCCTGGATGGCCTGA
- a CDS encoding SDR family NAD(P)-dependent oxidoreductase, protein MATDRFERRVAVVTGGARGIGLAVAERLAAEGARVALWDLDEAEAAKVAARLSGLALRVEVADEASVAAAVAATEAALGPIDILINNAGITGPNGPVETYPFDAWRRVIEVDLTGVFLCCRAVVPGMRARNRGRIVNVASIAGKEGNPNASAYSAAKAGVIALTKSLGKELADTEVRVNCVTPAAVKTDIFAQMTEEHIAWMLSKIPLGRFGRVEEIAAMICWLASDEASFSTGAVFDVSGGRATY, encoded by the coding sequence ATGGCAACGGATCGTTTCGAACGCCGTGTGGCGGTCGTCACCGGCGGGGCACGCGGCATCGGGCTTGCGGTGGCCGAACGCCTCGCGGCCGAGGGGGCACGCGTGGCTCTGTGGGATCTCGACGAGGCGGAGGCGGCGAAGGTCGCGGCGCGTCTGTCCGGACTCGCGCTCCGGGTCGAGGTCGCCGACGAGGCGTCGGTCGCGGCGGCTGTAGCGGCGACGGAGGCCGCCCTCGGGCCGATCGACATCCTCATCAACAATGCCGGGATCACCGGCCCGAACGGCCCGGTCGAGACCTATCCGTTCGATGCCTGGCGGCGCGTGATCGAGGTCGACCTGACCGGCGTGTTCCTCTGCTGCCGCGCCGTCGTGCCGGGGATGCGCGCGCGCAACCGCGGGCGGATCGTCAACGTCGCTTCCATCGCCGGCAAGGAGGGGAACCCCAATGCCTCGGCCTATTCCGCGGCGAAGGCTGGCGTGATCGCGCTCACCAAATCGCTGGGTAAGGAGCTCGCGGACACGGAGGTTCGCGTCAACTGCGTCACGCCCGCGGCGGTGAAGACCGACATCTTCGCGCAGATGACCGAGGAGCACATTGCCTGGATGCTCTCGAAGATCCCGCTCGGCCGCTTCGGGCGTGTGGAGGAAATCGCGGCGATGATCTGCTGGCTTGCTTCCGACGAGGCGTCGTTCTCCACTGGCGCGGTGTTCGACGTCTCGGGCGGGCGGGCGACGTACTGA
- a CDS encoding DUF2272 domain-containing protein yields the protein MKSVAERLAAWAEGEEARFLGRLEDEEPCNGWIAEYWRIVGDAAGRLHYRHVDGRTVDENGDRWAWSAAFVSAGVWVATGGAPWFAYCEWHSTYVRDAIQRASEGEPQPYRAFPIGTLPLRRGDIVVQWRAGIGDGARDAPIGWEAAQRIAPFTSHGDIVVSAGADRAELIGGNLADTVKRRTLVLDGAGRLVDTGQERGHWFALIRFADDHI from the coding sequence ATGAAGAGCGTCGCCGAACGCCTCGCGGCGTGGGCGGAAGGCGAGGAGGCACGCTTCCTCGGTCGCCTCGAGGACGAGGAGCCGTGCAACGGCTGGATCGCCGAATATTGGCGGATCGTCGGTGATGCCGCCGGGCGCCTGCACTACCGGCATGTGGATGGCCGGACGGTCGACGAGAACGGTGACCGCTGGGCTTGGTCGGCCGCTTTCGTCTCGGCGGGGGTGTGGGTCGCGACCGGCGGCGCGCCCTGGTTCGCCTACTGCGAGTGGCACAGCACCTATGTGCGCGATGCGATCCAACGCGCAAGCGAGGGGGAACCGCAGCCCTACCGCGCGTTCCCCATCGGCACGTTGCCGCTCCGGCGCGGGGACATTGTCGTTCAGTGGCGCGCAGGGATCGGCGACGGGGCACGGGATGCGCCGATCGGCTGGGAGGCGGCGCAACGCATCGCGCCTTTCACGAGCCACGGCGACATCGTCGTCTCGGCCGGCGCCGACAGGGCCGAGCTCATCGGCGGCAATCTCGCCGACACGGTGAAGCGTCGAACCTTGGTGCTCGACGGTGCCGGGCGCCTTGTCGACACAGGGCAGGAGCGCGGGCACTGGTTCGCCCTGATACGTTTCGCCGACGATCACATCTGA